A window of the Parabacteroides merdae ATCC 43184 genome harbors these coding sequences:
- a CDS encoding DUF4832 domain-containing protein — protein sequence MKNIATFMLVSALMLGFFTSCDSGVQHRTFRGIYADDPAGMEGLYNPERGFRLEVALDVTEKNYVWAPEEYPDITSYLEEQSELYASDSVSLVQTYFYLTGAVGKELTGEDFRTMGIFFDKLRSLGKKAVLRFAYETQFLGRAATGPTLEDIIRHTEQLKPFLEENKDVIQVVQAGMIGAWGEWHSSFHGLEKSDDTKRTILQHICRMTPEGRAVQIRVPEYKNLLDTASNDYKRISFHDDFIVIKKHQWDGGMSEGTPAYEQIVRESPCFPVDGELPWGTWSMNEDPDNPEAGWIIDGLQTARRLFLQHFTSLSVIHNYKEKNTKDKYSMMYWKETPVSTEFLRENKMPVSDGYFIRKDGSVAERNVFDYIRDHLGYRIELQEMTAPAVLLAGQANPVEISLINRGFSTLFNEHPVYLVLIDESGKVCHVALTDANVNDWQPYETGDSSCTPLLHTISTDLQIPLGLAKGMYSLGLWIPDGSARLQYDNRFAIRCANGDTQWWVSPDGKYGVNILMNKISVK from the coding sequence ATGAAAAACATTGCGACCTTTATGCTGGTTTCCGCATTGATGCTTGGATTTTTCACCTCTTGCGATTCCGGGGTGCAGCATCGTACTTTCCGGGGTATTTATGCGGATGATCCGGCTGGAATGGAAGGGCTGTATAACCCCGAAAGAGGATTCCGACTTGAAGTGGCACTGGATGTAACGGAAAAGAACTATGTCTGGGCTCCCGAAGAATATCCTGATATCACTTCTTATCTGGAAGAACAGTCCGAACTCTATGCTTCCGATAGCGTATCACTGGTTCAGACCTACTTCTATTTGACGGGAGCAGTCGGAAAAGAGTTGACAGGAGAGGATTTTCGGACAATGGGTATTTTCTTTGACAAATTAAGGTCCTTAGGCAAGAAAGCGGTCCTCCGTTTTGCTTATGAAACCCAGTTTTTGGGGCGGGCGGCTACTGGTCCTACATTGGAAGACATCATTCGCCATACGGAACAGCTCAAGCCTTTCCTTGAAGAGAATAAGGATGTGATTCAGGTTGTACAGGCTGGCATGATCGGTGCTTGGGGAGAATGGCACAGTTCTTTTCATGGTCTCGAAAAGTCGGACGATACGAAACGGACTATTTTGCAACATATCTGCCGGATGACACCGGAAGGACGGGCTGTCCAGATACGGGTTCCCGAATATAAGAACCTGCTGGATACGGCTTCTAATGATTATAAACGGATTTCTTTCCATGACGACTTTATTGTGATCAAAAAGCATCAGTGGGATGGCGGAATGTCAGAAGGTACGCCTGCTTATGAGCAGATTGTGCGTGAGTCTCCTTGTTTTCCGGTCGACGGAGAATTACCTTGGGGAACCTGGAGCATGAATGAGGACCCCGATAATCCTGAAGCCGGGTGGATCATTGATGGATTGCAAACGGCACGCCGCCTGTTCCTGCAACATTTCACTTCTCTTAGCGTGATTCATAACTATAAGGAAAAGAATACGAAAGATAAGTATTCGATGATGTACTGGAAGGAAACTCCTGTTTCCACAGAATTCCTGCGGGAGAACAAGATGCCGGTGTCGGATGGGTATTTCATCAGGAAAGATGGCTCTGTAGCGGAACGGAATGTATTCGATTATATCCGGGACCATCTCGGTTACCGTATCGAGTTGCAGGAGATGACGGCTCCGGCGGTTTTGCTTGCCGGACAGGCTAATCCTGTCGAAATATCTTTGATAAACCGCGGTTTCTCGACTTTGTTTAATGAACATCCTGTCTATCTGGTCTTGATTGACGAGTCCGGTAAGGTTTGCCATGTCGCCTTGACGGATGCGAATGTGAATGACTGGCAACCGTATGAAACGGGCGACAGCTCCTGCACTCCGCTCCTGCATACGATTTCTACCGACTTGCAGATTCCGCTTGGTCTGGCAAAGGGAATGTACAGCCTCGGCCTATGGATTCCCGACGGCTCCGCCCGTTTGCAGTATGACAATCGTTTTGCGATCCGTTGTGCAAACGGCGATACGCAGTGGTGGGTGTCTCCTGACGGAAAGTATGGCGTCAATATCTTAATGAATAAAATCTCTGTCAAATGA
- a CDS encoding alpha-N-acetylglucosaminidase: MKIIHILGMLLVALVVKAASPIEGLLERIDKGASRKFMIEQVKSPVDFFELDQKGDKVVIRGNNYVSIATGLNWYLKYHVGIHLSWNGMQAELPEVLPAVKQKERHETDMKYRYDFNYCTFSYTMAFWDWTRWEKEIDWMALHGINLPLAMVGTDGVWYNVLSKLGYTKEEINDFVAGPGFQAWWLMNNLEGWGGPNPDSWYKQQIALQKRIVKRMREYGIEPVFPGYSGMVPHNAKEKLGLNVSDPGLWNGYRRPAFLQPTDPRFEEIASLYYKEMNKLYGKADYYSMDPFHEGGSVAGVDLDAAGKAIMQAMKKNNPKAVWVAQAWQANPRPQMIGNLEAGDLIVLDLFAESRPQWGDPASTWYRKDGFGQHDWIYCMLLNYGGNVGLHGKLKHVIDEFYKAKESPFGKTLKGVGMTMEGSENNPVMFELLTELPWCPQRFDKDQWLREYTVARYGKSNPTVQDAWILLSNSIYNCPDANTQQGTHESVFCARPTEHPYQVSSWSEMKDYYDPNDVIRAAAMMVSVADEFKGNNNFEYDLVDIVRQAIAEKGRLTEKVVEAAFAAGDKKLYKDASDRFLRLILLQDELLATRPEFKVGTWIARARSLGGTPEEKELYEWNARVQITTWGNRLAADEGGLRDYAHREWNGILKDFYYMRWKTWFDYQTRLLDGRKTAAIDFYAIEERWTKATNVYSSEPEGDCISTVKRIFVEIFGK; encoded by the coding sequence ATGAAAATCATCCATATCCTCGGCATGTTGCTGGTTGCGCTTGTCGTAAAAGCGGCTTCCCCTATCGAAGGGTTGCTGGAACGTATCGACAAAGGTGCGTCGCGTAAATTTATGATTGAACAGGTGAAATCTCCTGTCGATTTTTTCGAACTCGACCAGAAAGGTGACAAGGTCGTGATCCGGGGTAATAATTATGTGAGTATCGCGACCGGGCTGAACTGGTATCTGAAATATCATGTCGGAATTCATCTTTCCTGGAATGGCATGCAGGCCGAATTGCCGGAGGTATTGCCGGCAGTGAAGCAGAAAGAACGTCATGAGACGGATATGAAATACCGCTATGACTTCAACTATTGTACCTTCTCTTATACGATGGCCTTTTGGGATTGGACGCGTTGGGAGAAAGAGATCGACTGGATGGCGTTGCATGGCATTAACTTGCCATTGGCGATGGTCGGGACGGATGGCGTTTGGTACAATGTGCTGAGCAAGTTAGGCTATACGAAGGAAGAAATCAACGATTTTGTAGCCGGTCCCGGTTTCCAGGCTTGGTGGTTGATGAACAACTTGGAAGGTTGGGGCGGCCCGAATCCGGATAGTTGGTATAAGCAGCAGATCGCTTTGCAGAAACGGATCGTGAAGCGGATGCGTGAATATGGTATCGAACCGGTATTCCCCGGATACTCCGGTATGGTTCCTCATAATGCAAAAGAGAAGTTAGGTTTGAATGTCTCTGATCCGGGATTATGGAACGGATATCGCCGTCCGGCATTTTTGCAACCGACAGATCCGCGTTTCGAGGAGATCGCTTCCTTATATTATAAGGAGATGAACAAGCTGTACGGCAAAGCGGACTATTACAGTATGGACCCGTTCCATGAAGGCGGAAGTGTGGCCGGCGTGGATCTGGATGCAGCTGGAAAGGCCATTATGCAGGCAATGAAGAAAAATAATCCGAAAGCTGTCTGGGTGGCTCAGGCATGGCAGGCGAACCCGCGTCCGCAGATGATCGGAAATTTGGAGGCGGGAGATCTGATCGTGTTGGATCTGTTCGCGGAAAGCCGTCCGCAGTGGGGAGATCCTGCATCTACTTGGTACCGGAAGGACGGGTTCGGACAGCATGACTGGATTTATTGTATGTTGCTGAACTATGGTGGGAACGTTGGATTACACGGGAAGCTGAAGCACGTGATCGACGAGTTCTATAAGGCGAAGGAAAGTCCGTTCGGTAAAACGCTGAAAGGAGTCGGCATGACGATGGAGGGGAGCGAAAACAACCCGGTCATGTTCGAACTGTTGACGGAACTGCCTTGGTGTCCGCAGCGTTTCGACAAGGATCAGTGGTTGAGGGAGTATACGGTTGCCCGTTACGGAAAGAGCAATCCCACGGTGCAGGACGCTTGGATACTGTTGAGCAATTCCATCTATAACTGTCCGGATGCAAATACGCAGCAGGGAACTCATGAATCTGTATTCTGTGCCCGTCCTACCGAACATCCGTATCAGGTTTCAAGCTGGTCGGAGATGAAAGACTATTATGATCCGAACGATGTGATTCGTGCTGCCGCTATGATGGTGTCTGTAGCCGATGAGTTCAAGGGAAACAATAATTTCGAGTATGATTTGGTCGATATCGTCCGCCAGGCGATCGCCGAGAAAGGACGTCTTACGGAGAAGGTTGTTGAGGCCGCTTTTGCCGCTGGCGACAAAAAGTTGTATAAGGATGCTTCCGACCGTTTCCTGCGTTTGATCCTGTTGCAGGACGAATTGCTGGCAACGCGTCCTGAATTTAAGGTTGGAACCTGGATCGCTCGTGCCCGCAGCCTCGGAGGTACTCCTGAAGAAAAGGAATTGTACGAGTGGAATGCCCGTGTACAGATTACGACTTGGGGTAACCGATTGGCGGCCGACGAAGGCGGCTTGCGCGATTATGCCCATCGCGAATGGAATGGTATCCTGAAAGATTTCTATTATATGCGCTGGAAAACCTGGTTCGATTATCAGACTCGGCTTTTGGATGGCAGAAAAACGGCGGCTATCGACTTTTATGCAATCGAGGAACGCTGGACGAAAGCAACAAATGTTTATTCGAGCGAACCGGAAGGAGATTGTATTTCGACAGTAAAACGTATATTTGTGGAAATATTCGGCAAATAA
- a CDS encoding RNA polymerase sigma-70 factor produces the protein METASEIKAFNKLFADYHGLFVRFANTYLQDEAAAEDIAVEGIMYYWENRHSLSSDSNIPAYILEAIKHKCLNYLRHLRVREDVEQRIQEHQQRVNSLRIATLEACDPQEIFSSEAGRLVDEALAMMSDKTRRIFIMSRYENKTYPEIAAYFSLSVKSVEFHISKALKILKVKLKDYMTIVLFM, from the coding sequence ATGGAAACAGCCTCGGAGATAAAAGCTTTTAATAAATTGTTTGCCGATTACCACGGATTGTTTGTGCGTTTCGCCAATACGTACCTGCAAGATGAAGCGGCAGCGGAAGATATTGCTGTTGAGGGAATCATGTATTATTGGGAAAATCGCCATTCTCTTTCTTCCGATTCGAATATTCCTGCCTATATCCTGGAAGCGATCAAACATAAATGTCTGAATTACCTTCGTCATCTTCGTGTCCGCGAAGATGTGGAACAACGTATCCAGGAGCATCAGCAACGGGTGAATAGTCTGAGGATTGCCACCCTTGAAGCCTGCGATCCTCAGGAAATTTTCAGTTCGGAGGCCGGACGGCTCGTGGATGAGGCATTGGCAATGATGTCCGACAAAACCCGCCGGATCTTTATCATGAGCCGCTATGAAAATAAAACATACCCGGAAATCGCTGCCTATTTCTCGCTTTCCGTCAAGAGTGTGGAGTTCCACATATCCAAAGCATTGAAGATATTGAAAGTGAAGTTGAAGGATTATATGACGATTGTTTTGTTCATGTGA
- a CDS encoding glucosidase family protein yields MRKQIYCLLSFLWISCLSVSAADRWAINSAGGITWQVDERVPHEDHIEMSGLRVSTVLRYGVDANGAFMLNRSMVWPMLRTIPNNTHASLMRRFAWNVTDMVEVNGQSLLNEKVKEVTLNGTMVVQSEYTLPRKGKLGLTRILFPSVSNPAFCEKYILRNIGESAISVEIPSSRSVVETDAAKGVDGSYKLVSTINGQVARQLQPGEELTFSATFAGYKKDERELSLDIDRELQARQDLIAGFWDNLVLDTPDPVINTMFAFAKIRGAESIYDTKGGLMHGPGGESYYAAIWANDQAEYINPFFPYLGYEVGNRSALCSYEHFARFMNPEYKPLPSSIIAEGIDVWAGAGDRGDAAMVAYGASRYALSKGDKAEAEKLWPLIEWCLEYCRRNLNKSGVVASDADELENRFPAGKANLCTSSLYYDALISAGYLGKDLGKPVAAYARQATALKKNIDRYFGGTVEGFDTYKYYEGNDVLRSWICIPLTVGIQDRKDATIQALFSPRLWTENGLLTQAGSETFWDRSTLYALRGVYACGETEKATDYLRFYSSQRLLGEHVPYAIEAWPEGNQRHLSAESGLYCRIITEGMFGIRPTGLNSFVFTPRLPQEWDHMNLRKICAFNQVFDIEVKRLGDQLQVAVIADGKTISNRKIKEGENIRIKF; encoded by the coding sequence ATGAGAAAACAGATTTACTGCCTTTTATCTTTTTTATGGATTAGCTGCCTCTCCGTATCGGCAGCCGATCGCTGGGCTATTAATTCTGCCGGTGGTATTACCTGGCAGGTGGATGAGCGGGTTCCGCATGAGGATCATATTGAAATGAGTGGGTTGAGAGTTTCGACCGTGCTTCGCTACGGAGTCGATGCAAACGGCGCCTTTATGCTGAACAGAAGTATGGTATGGCCGATGCTACGCACGATTCCGAATAATACTCATGCCAGCTTGATGCGTCGTTTTGCCTGGAACGTGACGGATATGGTCGAGGTAAACGGGCAGTCTTTGCTGAATGAGAAAGTAAAGGAGGTTACGTTGAACGGCACGATGGTCGTCCAGAGCGAATACACACTTCCCCGTAAGGGAAAACTCGGCTTGACACGTATCTTGTTTCCTTCCGTTTCGAATCCGGCTTTTTGTGAAAAATATATTTTACGGAATATAGGTGAATCTGCGATATCGGTGGAAATCCCTTCTTCACGCTCTGTTGTCGAGACAGATGCCGCGAAAGGGGTGGATGGCAGCTATAAATTAGTTTCGACTATCAACGGACAGGTGGCTCGTCAGTTGCAACCTGGTGAGGAGTTGACGTTCAGTGCGACTTTTGCCGGATACAAAAAGGATGAGCGCGAGCTATCGTTAGATATTGACCGGGAATTACAGGCCCGGCAGGATTTGATTGCCGGATTCTGGGATAACCTGGTTCTGGATACGCCCGATCCTGTCATCAATACAATGTTCGCCTTTGCAAAAATCCGTGGAGCGGAAAGTATTTACGATACGAAAGGAGGCCTTATGCATGGCCCCGGAGGCGAATCCTACTATGCTGCTATCTGGGCAAACGACCAGGCGGAATATATCAACCCTTTCTTCCCTTATTTGGGATATGAGGTCGGAAACCGTTCCGCACTGTGCTCGTATGAACATTTTGCCCGCTTCATGAATCCGGAATACAAGCCGTTGCCTAGCTCGATCATAGCGGAAGGCATTGATGTTTGGGCAGGAGCCGGTGATCGTGGCGATGCGGCGATGGTCGCTTATGGTGCTTCCCGTTATGCTTTGTCCAAAGGAGATAAGGCAGAAGCCGAAAAGTTGTGGCCATTGATCGAATGGTGCTTGGAATATTGTCGGCGCAATTTGAACAAGAGTGGTGTTGTGGCTTCCGATGCGGATGAACTGGAAAACCGTTTCCCAGCAGGGAAAGCAAATCTTTGTACTTCTTCCTTATATTATGATGCTTTGATCTCAGCAGGTTATTTAGGGAAGGATTTAGGTAAGCCGGTTGCAGCCTATGCTCGCCAGGCTACAGCCCTGAAGAAAAATATCGACCGCTATTTCGGCGGGACCGTCGAAGGATTTGATACCTATAAATATTATGAAGGAAATGATGTCCTGCGTTCTTGGATCTGCATTCCGCTCACGGTCGGGATACAGGATCGGAAAGATGCGACCATCCAGGCGTTGTTCTCTCCGCGCCTGTGGACGGAGAACGGTTTGCTGACGCAGGCCGGAAGTGAAACATTCTGGGATCGCTCCACCTTGTATGCGTTGCGTGGCGTGTATGCTTGCGGTGAGACGGAGAAGGCTACCGATTATTTGAGATTCTATTCTTCCCAGCGTCTGTTGGGTGAACATGTCCCTTATGCAATCGAGGCATGGCCGGAAGGCAACCAGCGCCATCTGTCTGCCGAAAGCGGTTTGTATTGCCGTATCATTACGGAAGGGATGTTCGGCATTCGTCCGACCGGCCTGAATTCGTTTGTCTTTACTCCCCGCCTGCCGCAAGAGTGGGATCATATGAACCTGCGTAAGATTTGCGCGTTCAATCAAGTATTCGATATTGAAGTGAAGCGTCTTGGCGATCAACTGCAAGTTGCCGTTATCGCAGACGGAAAAACGATCAGCAACCGGAAAATAAAGGAAGGTGAAAATATTCGGATAAAATTTTAG
- a CDS encoding FecR family protein, which translates to MDRNVLHRFFAGTASFEEEEAVCDWVDASNKNREELIRERKYFDVLLLHKTKNSSMVQSGHRFSLPFVIRESLKIAAAISVLLVSVLYISNNVGKPAPVLEMNKIVVPPGQRANLTLSDGTNVWLNACSEMTYPASFSEDIRRVSLKGEAYFDVSKDVEHPFVVQTKKCDIKVLGTEFNVRVNEAESDCEFSAALLEGSIELTNKMEPGPSIRLAPMQKAEWTGGKMVVESIRNLDDYRWKEGLICFEDIRFADLMKRFEKTYDIRIVIQNKSLHDYKCSGKCRVSDGVDFILQVLQRSTRFTFSRSDDNTIIYIK; encoded by the coding sequence ATGGACAGAAATGTATTACATCGATTTTTTGCAGGAACAGCCTCTTTTGAAGAGGAAGAGGCTGTTTGCGATTGGGTGGATGCTTCTAATAAGAATCGGGAAGAGCTGATAAGGGAGCGGAAATATTTTGATGTGCTGTTGTTGCATAAGACGAAAAATAGCAGCATGGTGCAATCCGGTCACCGTTTCAGCCTGCCTTTTGTTATCAGAGAATCGCTGAAGATCGCTGCTGCAATTTCCGTATTGCTAGTGTCTGTCCTATACATATCTAATAATGTGGGAAAACCGGCTCCTGTATTGGAGATGAACAAGATCGTCGTTCCTCCGGGGCAGCGGGCGAACCTCACCCTGTCCGACGGGACGAATGTCTGGCTGAATGCTTGTAGTGAAATGACTTATCCGGCCTCTTTTAGTGAGGATATCCGCCGTGTGTCGTTGAAAGGTGAAGCCTATTTTGATGTATCTAAAGATGTGGAACATCCATTTGTCGTACAGACAAAGAAATGTGATATAAAAGTTTTGGGGACGGAGTTTAATGTTCGGGTGAATGAGGCGGAGTCGGATTGCGAATTTTCAGCTGCCCTGCTGGAAGGTTCCATTGAGTTAACAAATAAAATGGAGCCTGGTCCTTCCATCCGGCTTGCTCCGATGCAGAAAGCGGAATGGACGGGAGGTAAAATGGTGGTGGAATCGATCCGTAACTTGGATGATTATCGTTGGAAAGAGGGATTGATTTGCTTTGAGGATATCCGTTTTGCCGATTTGATGAAACGCTTTGAGAAGACGTATGATATCCGTATTGTAATCCAAAACAAAAGTCTGCATGACTATAAATGTAGTGGTAAATGTCGTGTTTCGGACGGGGTGGATTTCATTTTGCAGGTGTTGCAACGCAGTACGCGTTTTACTTTTTCCCGCAGCGACGATAATACGATTATCTATATAAAGTAA
- a CDS encoding glycoside hydrolase family 31 protein: MTRKSICLLFLVLLALPCFAASKYESKITSLEGEKWWGGAVGLGSKMPFEGDLRLFDLSAENLNNQNVPLLLSSEGRYIWSDKPFSFQVENGELRLYSDYEKMEPVLAGRTLKDAYMAASAKHFPPSGDLPDPLFFSMPQYNTWIELMYNQNQEDILKYAGHVLENDFPVGVFMVDDNWQKYYGNFDFKPERFPDPKGMIDRLHRQGFKIMFWICPFVSPDSPEFRELQQKGFLIKKRGTNEAAIIPWWNGYSACYDLSNPAAAEHLKQQLRGMQEKYGADGFKFDAGDIGHYNDPELEFYDKSATSVDMCRYWAKIGLDFPFNEYRAGWKMGGEALVQRLGDKDYSWNAVGLLIPDMIAAGLLGYAYACPDMIGGGQFASFLGVDQTKLDQELIVRSCQVHALMPMMQFSVAPWRILDEKHLAICRDYARLHEKMGAYILEQAYHAAKTGEPIIRHMEYAFPHQGFVDCKDQFMLGDRYLVAPVLTKEHTRKVMLPEGVWVDDTGKKFKGPKTIEVTAPLERLPWFEKVK, encoded by the coding sequence ATGACACGTAAATCAATCTGTCTCCTTTTCTTGGTTCTCTTGGCATTGCCCTGCTTTGCTGCGAGCAAGTACGAATCGAAAATAACGTCTCTCGAAGGAGAGAAATGGTGGGGCGGTGCAGTCGGCTTGGGATCGAAGATGCCTTTTGAAGGTGACTTGCGTTTGTTCGACCTCTCTGCCGAGAACCTGAACAATCAGAACGTGCCGCTTCTGCTTTCTTCGGAGGGACGGTATATTTGGAGTGACAAGCCGTTTTCTTTTCAGGTCGAGAATGGAGAGTTGCGTTTGTATTCCGATTATGAGAAGATGGAGCCGGTATTGGCGGGCCGTACGTTGAAGGATGCTTATATGGCTGCTTCTGCCAAACATTTCCCACCTTCCGGTGATTTGCCGGATCCGTTGTTCTTTTCCATGCCGCAGTATAATACCTGGATCGAACTGATGTATAACCAGAATCAGGAGGATATCCTGAAATATGCGGGTCATGTATTGGAGAATGATTTTCCGGTCGGCGTGTTCATGGTGGATGACAACTGGCAGAAATATTATGGCAATTTCGACTTTAAACCCGAACGTTTTCCTGATCCGAAAGGAATGATTGATCGTCTGCACAGACAGGGATTCAAGATCATGTTCTGGATTTGCCCGTTCGTCAGTCCGGATAGCCCGGAGTTTCGTGAGCTTCAGCAGAAAGGATTCCTGATCAAAAAAAGGGGGACGAATGAAGCGGCCATCATTCCGTGGTGGAACGGTTATAGTGCCTGCTATGACCTTAGCAATCCGGCCGCTGCCGAACATCTGAAACAACAATTGCGCGGCATGCAGGAGAAATATGGGGCGGATGGTTTCAAGTTTGATGCCGGTGATATCGGTCATTATAACGATCCGGAACTGGAGTTTTACGATAAGTCGGCTACTTCAGTGGATATGTGCCGGTATTGGGCGAAGATCGGGTTGGATTTCCCGTTTAACGAATATCGTGCCGGATGGAAGATGGGAGGTGAAGCGCTGGTTCAGCGTCTGGGTGATAAAGATTACTCTTGGAATGCGGTCGGCCTGCTGATCCCTGATATGATTGCTGCCGGTTTGCTGGGATATGCCTATGCCTGTCCGGATATGATCGGCGGAGGCCAGTTCGCCTCTTTCCTGGGAGTAGACCAGACGAAGCTCGATCAAGAGTTGATCGTGCGTTCCTGCCAGGTACATGCCTTGATGCCGATGATGCAATTCTCGGTGGCTCCTTGGCGCATCCTCGATGAAAAGCATCTGGCGATTTGCCGTGATTATGCCCGTCTGCATGAGAAGATGGGAGCATATATTCTGGAACAGGCGTATCATGCCGCAAAGACCGGTGAGCCGATCATCCGGCATATGGAATATGCGTTTCCGCACCAGGGGTTCGTTGATTGCAAGGATCAGTTCATGTTGGGTGACAGATATCTGGTTGCCCCGGTACTGACCAAGGAACACACGCGCAAAGTGATGCTGCCAGAAGGTGTATGGGTAGACGATACGGGTAAGAAGTTCAAGGGACCGAAAACGATTGAAGTGACAGCTCCTCTGGAACGCCTGCCTTGGTTCGAAAAAGTAAAATAA
- a CDS encoding family 16 glycosylhydrolase, whose product MSNKYLFSTLLACFLLQVGLQNIQAQDYPASPLEKEGYRLIFHDEFEGKEIDRTKWIPEYLPSWPKDRTVCTPTYEMKDGVVRLTIDRDSKNEFDKGMYISGFMSASRTGMHHYDPKRKALHSIKTEATQINQYGYYEMRAKMQAGGGVHCAWWLIGFEDDPNQSCEIDIFEILGTDVNRIWSTVHSWKDSTIQYHTEHPWFANKKLAEEFHVYGFDWTPEGVTVYVDGIQVMTHKATITYPLVQIISFYDNRKAKNGWTGTYDPSVPYPKSFDIDYIRMYKKIPEGCQAVPENELRITSIEPARLQVSEGKATLRDIDGHVTRELLYTPSFVNVHYNDGTVTQQFVEWEPLDDKALRLVQDAGTVIVNGKITGLPDGLLKGQEATLIITTTKND is encoded by the coding sequence ATGAGCAATAAATATCTATTCAGTACACTTCTTGCCTGTTTCCTTTTGCAGGTCGGCTTACAGAACATACAGGCGCAGGATTATCCCGCCAGCCCGTTGGAGAAAGAGGGTTACCGTTTGATTTTTCACGATGAGTTTGAAGGGAAAGAGATCGACCGGACGAAATGGATTCCTGAGTATCTGCCTTCTTGGCCGAAAGACCGGACTGTCTGTACACCGACGTATGAGATGAAAGACGGGGTGGTCCGGTTGACGATCGACCGGGATTCAAAAAATGAGTTTGATAAGGGAATGTATATATCAGGTTTTATGAGTGCCAGCCGCACCGGTATGCATCACTATGATCCGAAAAGGAAAGCCCTTCATTCGATCAAGACGGAAGCTACACAAATAAACCAGTATGGCTATTATGAAATGCGTGCCAAGATGCAAGCTGGGGGCGGGGTGCATTGTGCCTGGTGGTTGATCGGGTTTGAAGATGATCCGAACCAAAGTTGCGAGATCGATATCTTTGAAATATTGGGGACTGATGTCAATCGTATCTGGTCTACCGTACACAGCTGGAAAGACTCGACGATCCAGTATCACACGGAACATCCTTGGTTCGCTAATAAGAAATTGGCGGAAGAGTTTCATGTATATGGCTTCGACTGGACACCGGAAGGTGTGACTGTGTATGTGGATGGCATACAGGTGATGACGCATAAGGCGACGATCACTTATCCGCTGGTTCAGATTATCTCTTTCTATGACAATCGGAAAGCGAAGAACGGCTGGACAGGGACTTACGATCCTTCCGTCCCGTATCCGAAGAGTTTCGATATCGACTATATCCGCATGTACAAGAAGATACCCGAAGGCTGTCAGGCAGTACCGGAAAATGAGTTACGCATCACTTCTATCGAGCCGGCACGCTTGCAGGTATCCGAAGGAAAAGCTACCTTGCGCGATATTGACGGACATGTGACACGCGAGTTGTTATACACGCCTTCGTTTGTAAATGTGCATTATAACGACGGGACGGTAACACAGCAGTTTGTGGAATGGGAACCGTTGGATGATAAAGCTTTGCGCTTGGTTCAGGATGCCGGAACAGTTATCGTGAATGGGAAGATTACCGGTCTGCCGGATGGCTTGCTGAAAGGGCAGGAGGCTACATTGATTATAACAACAACTAAAAACGATTGA